From Populus trichocarpa isolate Nisqually-1 chromosome 19, P.trichocarpa_v4.1, whole genome shotgun sequence, a single genomic window includes:
- the LOC7459199 gene encoding protein CDI — MTATNGEVHSVTANGGFTNEKPFKIFVGYDPCEDVAYEVCRHSILKRSSIPVDITPIVQSELRTKGLYWRERGQLESTEFSFSRFLTPHLANYDGWAMFVDCDFLYLADIKELRDLIDDKYAIMCVHHDYAPKETTKMDGAVQTVYPRKNWSSMVLYNCGHPKNKVLTPEVVNTQTGAFLHRFQWLEDEEIGSIPFVWNFLEGHNKVVEGDTTTFPKAIHYTRGGPWFEAWKHCEFAEMWLKEKDECVKEADK; from the coding sequence ATGACCGCGACCAATGGGGAGGTGCATTCAGTGACTGCCAACGGAGGCTTTACGAATGAAAAGCCCTTCAAGATATTTGTGGGTTACGATCCATGTGAAGATGTTGCCTATGAGGTTTGTCGCCATTCTATTTTGAAACGATCCTCGATCCCTGTCGACATCACCCCCATTGTGCAATCAGAGCTCAGAACGAAAGGCCTGTATTGGCGTGAGAGAGGCCAGCTTGAGAGCACAGAGTTCTCTTTTTCTCGTTTCTTGACCCCGCATTTGGCTAACTATGATGGTTGGGCAATGTTTGTTGATTGTGATTTCCTCTACTTAGCTGACATTAAGGAATTGAGGGATTTGATTGATGATAAGTATGCCATCATGTGTGTGCATCATGACTATGCTCCGAAAGAGACCACAAAAATGGACGGGGCGGTGCAAACTGTGTATCCAAGGAAGAACTGGTCTTCCATGGTGCTGTACAATTGTGGGCATCCGAAGAACAAGGTTCTGACGCCTGAGGTTGTGAACACCCAAACTGGTGCTTTCCTTCATAGGTTTCAATGGCTTGAGGACGAAGAAATTGGTTCCATCCCATTTGTGTGGAATTTCCTTGAGGGTCATAACAAAGTTGTGGAGGGTGACACAACAACATTTCCTAAAGCAATACATTATACTCGTGGTGGCCCATGGTTCGAGGCATGGAAGCATTGTGAGTTTGCAGAAATGTGGTTGAAAGAGAAGGATGAGTGCGTGAAGGAAGcagataaataa
- the LOC18108259 gene encoding growth-regulating factor 4, with protein sequence MNSGGAAGVTSGGMGTGVMTMRSPFTVSQWQELEHQALIYKYMVAGLPVPPDLVLPIQRSFESISHRFFHHPAMGYCTFYGKKVDPEPGQCRRTDGKKWRCSKDAYPGSKYCERHMHRGRNRSRKAVESQTMTQSSSTVTSLTVTGSSSGTGSFQNLPLRTYGNPQGTGSGPNQSHYHMNCIPRGIPTKDCRYLQGLKTEGGEHSFLSEPSGCKRGLQKDSQLDNAWSLMLSRGSSFPTEKSTDDSTLKNDYPQHSFFSSDFTTGEPVKHEGQSLRPFFDEWPEDQDIWSGLKDNRSNSTSFSTTKLSMSIPIASSGFSTSSRSPQEN encoded by the exons atGAATAGTGGTGGTGCAGCAGGGGTGACATCTGGGGGGATGGGGACAGGAGTGATGACCATGAGGTCGCCATTTACAGTATCGCAATGGCAAGAACTGGAACATCAAGCTTTGATCTATAAGTACATGGTGGCAGGTCTGCCTGTTCCTCCTGATCTTGTGCTCCCTATTCAGAGGAGTTTTGAGTCCATTTCTCATAGATTCTTCCACCATCCCGCCA TGGGCTATTGCACTTTCTATGGGAAGAAGGTGGATCCGGAGCCAGGTCAATGCAGGAGGACCGACGGCAAGAAGTGGAGGTGCTCCAAAGATGCATACCCGGGCTCCAAGTACTGTGAGCGCCACATGCACCGTGGCCGCAACCGTTCAAGAAAGGCTGTGGAATCACAAACCATGACACAGTCATCGTCCACTGTGACATCACTGACTGTAACAGGAAGCAGCAGTGGAACAGGGAGCTTCCAGAACCTTCCACTGCGCACATATGGTAATCCCCAGGGCACTGGTTCTGGACCTAACCAATCCCATTATCATATGAACTGCATTCCCCGTGGAATCCCAACTAAAGATTGCAG GTATCTTCAAGGACTGAAGACTGAGGGTGGCGAGCATAGCTTCTTGTCTGAACCTTCAGGATGCAAAAGGGGTCTCCAGAAGGACTCACAGCTAGACAATGCCTGGTCTTTGATGCTATCCAGAGGCTCATCATTCCCCACAGAGAAATCGACTGACGACTCGACGTTGAAGAATGATTATCCCCAGCATTCATTTTTCAGTAGTGATTTCACCACCGGAGAACCCGTGAAACACGAAGGGCAGTCTCTTCGACCCTTCTTTGACGAGTGGCCTGAGGACCAGGACATTTGGTCTGGCCTCAAAGATAATAGATCCAACTCCACCTCATTCTCTACAACGAAGCTGTCGATGTCCATTCCAATTGCCTCATCTGGCTTCTCCACAAGTTCTCGTTCTCCACAAg AAAACTGA